In the Piscinibacter sp. XHJ-5 genome, one interval contains:
- a CDS encoding DoxX family protein, translating to MLDSLKLPLVLIGRILLALIFITSGVSKLGNIAGTAGYIASAGLPAASLLAVIVGLLEVVAGVALIVGFHARWAALALGLFTLLASVIFHKFWAVPEAQQMVQQLMFMKNLAIAGGMLLVAALGAGPLSVDARRASA from the coding sequence ATGCTCGACTCCCTCAAGCTTCCCCTCGTGCTCATCGGCCGCATCCTGCTGGCCCTGATCTTCATCACCTCGGGCGTCTCCAAGCTCGGCAACATCGCCGGCACCGCCGGCTACATCGCCAGCGCCGGCCTGCCGGCGGCCTCGCTGCTGGCGGTGATCGTCGGCCTGCTCGAAGTCGTGGCCGGCGTCGCGCTGATCGTCGGCTTCCACGCGCGCTGGGCTGCGCTCGCGCTCGGACTGTTCACCCTGCTGGCCAGCGTGATCTTCCACAAGTTCTGGGCGGTGCCCGAAGCGCAGCAGATGGTGCAGCAGCTGATGTTCATGAAGAACCTCGCCATCGCGGGCGGCATGCTGCTGGTCGCCGCACTCGGCGCCGGTCCGCTCAGCGTCGACGCGCGCCGTGCGTCGGCCTGA